gtcaaattggggtttgtcaaccccACTACCACTGTGACCCACCTCGGCGGACAGCTCCATTACCTGTTCACACATGATCCTTCCATGAATGCTGAACATCAGTCACACATGCTTGTCCCCGTGAAATCGGAATAGTCGAAACCGGAAGACTCCATTTCCCATGGGTGCCAGCAACCTATACACCATCCTTCCGATTTTCCTCCTTTCTGTCCCACCAACCttgctcaatatcaaactcttcaaaTCCGACAACGTCTCCACACGCTGAGTGCGAAACAATATCTGATCCTGACACTCGAATGTCACCTAATTGTCGCCATTTCTCATACGACAATTCGGATAAAGAAGCACAACTATGAATGGATTGTTACTGGCCATTCAGCTATTGTTACACATCCTTTTATAGAAGTTGGATATTTGTCTTATATTTATATgccgtttacagtgtaaacgagatgaCGTTTTCacgtatctcgtttatagtgtaaacgagatatacacgTGTCAGTCTGACTTgccatatctcgtttacactgtaaatgagatacATGAAAAAACAtcttgtttacactgtaaacgagatatgtcAACGGAATTTAATTCGGTAAATTCTctagaaaatatttatttcgGTAAATCTTacacttaatttatttattaaaataaaaaatcccttGAATAAGTTTGTTAAGTCAAATTTTACTACACAATATTCCAAAAAATGCAACCGATACTTCACGACTAGAAGTAGCAACCATTAAACAAGGCTtttgaaacaaattaaaaaaaaggactatatcataaaaaattaaaaaatacttccACAAGAAATACTTCCACAAGAATCCGAAAAATGGTACTTCCAAATGAACTATAAAAAAACTAAGGAAAAAAGGAGTATttagaaagaagaagaggaggctAGGAAGGGGAAAGCAAAACTCTCGGGCGCCCAAAAATTAATGTAGTAGTGGGGAAAAACAATTTAGATTAACCCCCTCACCACAAGTCAAAAATCGAAAAATTAGGGATAATTTGGTAACTACTATTATGTTAATGAAAGAAAAGGGtaaaattgcatcaaaattcGAACGACTAacggaagaaaaaaaagaaaaattccaCTCCAATCTTACAAACTGCGAAACCACCCCGCATTTTTTGTATCCATCaatcatttttgaaaaagttgcaagaagcattaaatgccaggatcCGAGCATATGATTCCAACAATGAGAGAATCTGACTCCAAATAAAAAGAGGATTTGACTCCTATAAAGAGAAATCGAATGCGTTGTTCCGTTAGCTCAAAATGTGGATAGGCATTAGGCAGCCTAGATTATCCTTGTTTGAGAGACATTATCTTTAAATAATTACGATATAGATAAGGTGACGAGACTTTTTCGATGACTCAATCAGGGTCCGAAATCCCTTAATCATAATGAGAAAATATTTGATCAATTGAAAAGTATCCACCACAATTAAAAAGGAAGATTCCGACTTATTTTTTCGAATCATAGGAATTAATAGCCTGGTCATAGCTATTGGACAGATATAAAAAGAGGAGACTCAGAGCTCCTCAAGTACGTTTTAATCCACCCctatgaatttcaattttgcCTGCAATACCTTTTGCCTTACACACAAATGCCGGATAACTCTTTTAGTCGCAACCTCCCAACGAGTTTTATATTCAAGTACTTGATCTCATTAACTCGTATTAATAGtacttatttttgaatatgatattttatattttaatctcaaaatcttattttaataaCTCGTGGTTAACTATTCAAAATgtctaaaatatatatgaaatttaaaaaatctcaaAAGTCTAAGATAGTCTTTCTAAacgaaaaaaattgataaattaagaaatgaaaatgaaatcttAAGAAAGTGAATGCACTCCtacatttttaaattgataaatctAAGAAGGATATCCTTAAAGAAAacgaaattcaaaaaaaaaatatttatgaagtTTGATAGAAAATATGATtaataattctaaaaatattgaaataataTTTGATGGTCAAAGATCATATTTTATGAAATCTAGTTTagaatatgttaaaaaaaatttgaaaaaaaaaaactaaaaattaaacctTTTGCCGTGTATGTTATAAGCTTAGTTATGATATCAAGAATTGTtatctgaagaaaaaataaataaattaagagtttaaaaatttaaaaattaaaaaaaaattataaaatatctcAAAAAAGGTCATGCTACTAATAACTAGTGTTAAATATGTGCGATGCACgagtttatattttaatttgacatgataaattaaaagtattattttataatcataaaatttttaactttagtATAATACTATCATCGTTATTATATAATAAGTGTATtgaatatgttattttatatttatttaaaataaaatgtaaataaaacagtttaaaatttataatattcttgaacGATAAGAAAAGAGacctaaaaagataagaatatatataactGTATTGGTAGCATATCAATTTTGCACTAAACTTTATACCAAAAAACCTAACAAAAGTTTATCGGcaatataatattttactaacatCATTAGATAAACAATTGCCATATGATGTTGTGCTCTATGTTACACATTTCATTTTAAGTCTAAAAGTATAgttatagataaattagttaaatttacGACAAATATTCgtacaaaattataaatcataacatgttactaaaatgaaaatactatttttcttacctaaatattattaaaaaaatttttgaacatGACAATATCAAGTATCCAACATCAAGTATCCAATTAGCAAATCTCTTTATTTCACCTTCATCTTAATTCGAAGAAGGCATTAGAAGCCTCCATATGCAGTTTCAGAACCTTACAAAACGACCACAGATGGGATGAGTTAATAGTTGATGTCAATATATCGTGTCTACTCCCTTTCGGAATCACCGGAAGTATCTGTCTAAAATCACCTCCTAGAACAACAACCTTACTACCAAATGATTGATGTGTCTTATGTTGATCGGTAACTAACATAAGATCCCTGGGCGTCCGATCAAGTGCTTCAAAGCACATTTTATTGAGTATTGGAGCTTCGTCCCAAATTATTAAGTTACTTTGGATGAGTAGCTCAGCCTTCAAACTGCCATGCTTGATGTTGCAAGTAGATTCATCAGTAATTGTAATGGGTATTGAAAATCTAGAATGAGTCGTTCTGCCACCAGGTAGGAGTAAAGACGCAATTCCACTGGATGCGACATTTAAAACAATATTCCCTCTAGACCGAATAGCAGAAGAAAGTCCATTCCAAATAAATGTCTTACTACACCCACCATGCCCATAAACGAAGTAAAAACCACCAGAGTCTGTAATAACAGCATTGAGTATCTCATTGAATACTAACCTTTGCTCATGAATCATCTTTTGTTCCGTATATAAGTTTGTATGAGTCAACTCATTTGTGCCATATGCTAACTCCTCCTTTATTAGCTTATTCTGAAAAAGGCGAACATCAGACATCTCAAGATATGGCATTGATTGATAGTCTCTTAAAGATCTCGCATTGCTGTTGAGTATCTTCTCAATCTCAATAAGGCAGAGATTTTTCTATTCGTCATCAGTCATGTTTAGTCCTAGCAAAAGCACATGGTGGttttatgaaatatttaataagtaattccaaaataaaactattaatattattgataaaataataagagaacACAATcttgatatataaaaaaagacatagtaaaataccttgatttttcaaagtttttctcCTCTCATATAGTATTCCATCAGCTAATAATGTCTAAGTTGCATTCCAAACATGCTCTGGGTTGCTAATGCTATTAAATATCAGTAGCATCgcaaataattttcttaattgaTGACCAGATGTAAGTTCAGCTACCTCATTAATAGCTGTAATGAATTCCCTATCATCGCATAGTAGTCCCATGGAATAGCAAGCATCTTGAAAGCTAGAATATGTAATTCCATTAGCTGTCCTAATAGACTCATATGTTGTGCAACCTCTCTGAACAGCTAACAAAAttctcatataataaatatcacATGTACCCGGTGAAACATAGTTTAACCTCCCGATAGAATACCCTCTTTTGCGTGGATTCCATACCCTTACTTTTCTATCATAAACAAATTGATTTGGAAACTCAGCATATATCAAAATTTGACctgattcaaattttttattggccTCCATCCATGCTAAGAACATTgtacattttccttcctcttctttcacGATTTCCTCAAGATCATCATCgtttttaaaaatgatattttgttCTCCAGGCAAATAAAAGGTTAATCTCATCACTGAAGGCCACCTCTAATAAATATCATAAGCTAAAGTTCTCCACACAACCTTACATACAGACAAATATCTGCAATCATAAAATTGTTTGATCTCATCAATAACCTGAGCATCCTCTCCACTGGAAGCTTCCTTTGTAACTCCAACTGCTACCCTGTCTGGACCTTTATTCACGTACTTGAACAAATATTTGATAGCATTTGACTTGTTGCAGTACTCTATATTAACATGCGCTCAGCAGATATGCATTGTATGGAACCACATTCCTATTATCCATATGGATTCCCTTCTTCTTAGTAATCACTCATGTGCCTCGTCTTCTATATGATGGGTATCCACTATTATTGATAACTGTGGTTCTACTAAATGTTTTGGGATAATATTTAGTGCAGTACCCATCTTTCATGCAGGAAGATTTTGAGAAAGCTCTACCACATGGTCCATGAATCATATATGTAGATACAACTCTAAACAATTTTTTAGGTGCCAAACAGAATCTAGCAACTCTGAAAATATTAACCGATCAATTTGAGTTGTCGTTGTTATCTTATGGtctccacttaaccataaaagAATGTGAGTATGTGGTAGACCTCTTTTTTTGAAATTCCACCTACATCCCTTAtaccaaaaagacaaaaaaaatatattataaataaactatctattttatatatgtacTTTGATAAATTAAGGATGATAATAGAAAATCAATAATATGTTaagtaagaaaatattttgccatttattttataacaatcTAAAGGAATATTTCTCTAAAAATAAGGTTAGATAATGAGCAATACCTGCATTTAGCACTCTAAATAGAATTCCTTGCTTAAGATCCGAGATTATCATGTCAAGCTTAATTTTGAACACTCTACACGATATATCCGGCCGGTCTTCAACCTTTAAGTTCCTTGGATTGTTAACCCTGCCAATCTCTTACCAACTCGAGTTACGTGTCATTGTGATGAAAAGGTCTGGATATCTATATTTCTTATAAACTGCCATAACATCTTGACAATTATTAAACATGTATCTCATGTCACCAGTGAAGGACGCGGGTAGGATGACACATTTACCTGCTTTGGAAGCACGAGTTCCAACCCTAACAACTGCATCTTGAATCCCTTTGTATATATCACTCCTCATCCTGGTTTGGTTGTTTCAATAGTAGGTCAGCCTTTGTGCTTCAATCATAGAAAAGCAATCAACCAAGAACTACTGAAATAGTCGTCCACCATTGACAATGGTTACATACTCGACCCTTTTTTTCTTGTATTCTAAATGCTATGAACTCCTGAAAGAACTgggaagattgatggtttagaggttatagtaaactctcgttacaagtatagttactaaaccaagcaatcaacctttcttacaaaagttttggttgtcacaagtaacaaacccctttaaaattgataaccgagtatttaaacatcgggttgtcttctcaaggaattgcagggaggtatgttcttattattggttatgggtctTGTAAactgggggttttgaaagtaagaaagcagtatgttgaatgataagaagaataaaataaataaataattataaaataaactcttggcaaggtatgaaaactggaagtcctatcttggttatccttatcaattgtgatgagaatttgatttttctcccactttgttaacttctaactatgaaggtaagttaagtggatgaattaattttgattcctcaagtcctagtctttccttgggaaaggctagagttattggaaatatagaattaatccttgaagaattccaaatttcaatcaacaatgagtttgataactcaagtgtctccaatgactcacccaaagccaaaagggaaaaatccaaattatttatataata
This portion of the Arachis duranensis cultivar V14167 chromosome 6, aradu.V14167.gnm2.J7QH, whole genome shotgun sequence genome encodes:
- the LOC107494716 gene encoding uncharacterized protein LOC107494716, producing the protein MRSDIYKGIQDAVVRVGTRASKAEYCNKSNAIKYLFKYVNKGPDRVAVGVTKEASSGEDAQRWPSVMRLTFYLPGEQNIIFKNDDDLEEIVKEEEGKCTMFLAWMEANKKFESGQILIYAEFPNQFVYDRKVRRGCTTYESIRTANGITYSSFQDACYSMGLLCDDREFITAINEKNLCLIEIEKILNSNARSLRDYQSMPYLEMSDVRLFQNKLIKEELAYGTNELTHTNLYTEQKMIHEQRLVFNEILNAVITDSGGFYFVYGHGGCSKTFIWNGLSSAIRSRGNIVLNVASSGIASLLLPGGRTTHSRFSIPITITDESTCNIKHGSLKAELLIQSNLIIWDEAPILNKMCFEALDRTPRDLMLVTDQHKTHQSFGSKVVVLGGDFRQILPVIPKGSRHDILTSTINSSHLWSFCKVLKLHMEASNAFFELR